A window of the Thalassospira sp. TSL5-1 genome harbors these coding sequences:
- a CDS encoding ABC transporter permease, with amino-acid sequence MSAPTPSATSEIPTKPARRGKRFARFRQLEFVLGILLAGGMCLAVLFSGLLFPDGGEKIDLMARLTPPFVKAAHIFGTDPLGRDVLARVIIGGKISLQVGLISVAGAVAIGVVMGLVAGYYRGFWDILVMRFADVQLALPFILLAITFIAIVGGGITNTIILLIVSQWVQYARLVRGLVLSLRDREFIQSARAIGVADIRILFSHLLPNLIGPVIVLMTLNVATNILLESSLTFLGLGVNPLIPSWGGMLADGRTYLQNAWWVSVFPGLAIMLTVLGLNLLGDWLRDSLDPTGKTSQ; translated from the coding sequence TGTCTGCCCCAACACCCTCGGCAACATCCGAAATTCCGACAAAACCGGCCCGTCGCGGCAAACGCTTTGCCCGTTTCCGCCAACTTGAATTTGTTCTTGGCATTCTTTTGGCGGGCGGCATGTGCCTTGCCGTTCTGTTTTCCGGGCTGCTCTTTCCCGATGGCGGCGAAAAAATCGACCTGATGGCCCGCCTCACCCCGCCCTTTGTCAAGGCAGCCCATATTTTCGGCACCGATCCGCTTGGACGTGATGTTTTGGCACGCGTCATTATTGGCGGCAAAATCTCGCTTCAGGTCGGTTTGATCTCGGTCGCTGGTGCAGTTGCCATTGGTGTGGTGATGGGCCTGGTTGCCGGTTATTATAGGGGTTTCTGGGATATTCTGGTCATGCGCTTTGCCGATGTACAGCTTGCCCTGCCCTTTATTTTGCTCGCCATCACCTTTATCGCCATTGTTGGCGGTGGCATCACCAATACCATCATTTTGCTGATTGTCTCGCAATGGGTGCAATATGCCCGCCTGGTGCGTGGTTTGGTTCTCTCGCTGCGTGACCGGGAATTTATTCAGTCCGCCCGCGCCATTGGCGTTGCCGATATCCGCATTCTGTTTTCCCATCTTCTGCCCAATCTGATCGGCCCGGTGATTGTGCTGATGACCCTGAATGTTGCCACCAACATTTTGCTCGAAAGCAGCCTGACTTTCCTTGGCCTTGGCGTTAATCCGCTCATCCCAAGCTGGGGTGGCATGCTGGCCGATGGCCGTACCTATTTGCAAAATGCCTGGTGGGTCAGTGTCTTCCCCGGCCTTGCCATCATGCTGACCGTGCTTGGCCTGAACCTGCTGGGCGACTGGTTGCGCGACAGCCTGGATCCAACTGGAAAGACCTCCCAATGA